The following are encoded together in the Acidimicrobiales bacterium genome:
- a CDS encoding HIT family protein, which yields MATIFTRIIEGELPGRFVWRDDTCVAFMSIAPLQPGHTLVVPIVEVDHWIDLDPTTATHLMGVSQTIGQAIQRAFEPAKVGLMLAGLEVPHTHIHLVPIRGVHDLDFANADTDASGEDMDAAAERIRTELRAAGAAHVAD from the coding sequence ATGGCCACCATCTTCACCCGCATCATCGAAGGCGAGCTCCCGGGACGATTCGTCTGGCGCGACGACACGTGCGTGGCGTTCATGTCGATCGCCCCGCTGCAACCCGGCCACACCCTCGTGGTTCCCATCGTCGAGGTCGACCACTGGATCGATCTCGACCCGACCACGGCCACCCACCTGATGGGCGTGTCCCAGACGATCGGCCAGGCGATCCAGCGGGCCTTCGAGCCGGCCAAGGTGGGGCTCATGCTGGCCGGGCTCGAGGTGCCCCACACCCACATCCACCTGGTGCCGATCCGTGGCGTGCACGACCTGGACTTCGCCAACGCCGACACCGACGCCAGCGGGGAGGACATGGACGCGGCCGCCGAACGGATCCGCACCGAACTGCGTGCCGCCGGCGCCGCCCACGTGGCCGACTGA